ATCCTATGCATGGAAAAGGCAAAAGATATGACAGTTACTGAGAATGAACACTTCAAATGTAAGTATCTCTAGGCATCTAAAATCTTTGAGAACTTTAAGATAACACTTACTATAGAGAAGGTAATCATGTTACCAACTGGCTGACTAATTATGTCAGACTCTGAATTCTAAATTCTAATAGGATACAAAGTGGATAATGTAGCATTGAATTGGTGTCAAATTTTCAAGCTTATTATATTTATGTCAAACATCAAGAACACCTCTAAACATAAGAgtgcgcaaaaaaaaaaaaaaaaaacaggggtAAAAGAAACCGATATCGCTAAATAAAACAATGGAGCTCCTCATGGAAGAATGATGTTTCATTCTTACCAGTTCCTGTTGATATTTTTGAACAGATTATGGAGAATATCAACAGTCCTAGCAGTTATTTCCACTGTTCTTTGACTAGTAAAGCTTATTTGGATTCTCTCTGCTGCAAATAAGAGGGACTCCATCTTCTCTCCAAACAATTCTATCCTCACATAAAGCTGAAACTACTTCCACATAGAGTTGATGCTCCTGGAATGGAAGATTTTAACAATAATTAGGAATCTGCGAGTTTCGAGATGGGCAAGCATTTATTTTTGCAATGAAACCCAAGAGCAGCTCCTCAAGTTGAATTAGCtaaaagaaaagataattaaaGTCTCAttccattataaatataatctactCGCTGGACCTGATGAAGGACTCTCGCTGCCAGCTGCTCGGCAGTGTCATCTGCTAGCACAGGGACTACTCTCTGAGCCACGATACGACCGGTATCATACCGTTCATCCACAAAGTGAACTGTGGGGCCAGAGTACCTGAAGGTCGAAGAATAGTCACCACATGGAGCCAGGTACATAGAGGGGAGGGTTTGTAAAAGTCTCATCTATTTGTGATCATTGGAGAACAGGAAGCGTTTCCATACCTTGCCCCAGATCCTATGACAGCTTTGTGCACCTTTAAACCATAAAAACCTTTACCACCAAAAGCAGGAAGAAGAGATGGATGAATGTTCAATATGGATCTTGGAAATGCCTGAACTAACTCGATTGGTATAAGCTTCAAGAAGCCAGCAAGCAGAAGAAAGTCGACCTCAAAATTCCTGCAAACATTAAGGAAATGCATGAAAAAAGGCAAAAACATTCCAAAACTAATCAAAATACCaagtatataatataatattgcaTGTGAACCTAAGAACAAAATAGGAAGAATGCTGCCTTTCCAGTTAAGGCATGACTTTGAACAAAGATGGCCTAGGTTAGGAACACAATAGTTTTACTTTATGCTAGTACCTCCAAATTTGACCACTATAATCACAAACAGCATAGAACAGCTTGACTATAGAACCACAAACACCAACCGTTCCTTTCAATAAGTGTTCCTACATCCTACGGTTCATACATTCTGCAGTTAGATTTCAAAGGTTACATACTTGAGACCTGGAAAATGATAGACAATATTTTTAAGTTCCTATGTACAAAAAGAACAAAACTTCATCTTACAGTGTCCCTGCCATTTTGCTTTTTGTAGAAaacatgagagataaaatatGGAAATGACAATTACAATACCTTAAAAGAGATGCAAATGTACATGTATCACAAGAACATTCACCTTAAAGTTGCTACAAGTTCAGCTGCTGATACAGCATCAGGCGAGGACATGGACCTGGGAAATACAATAACTGGAATTTGATTATCTCTTGCATATTCAGCACCACCACAACCTGTCAGCACGAGTAACAGACTTCTCTCATAATGATTACTCTGGTGTTAAACTTCTGATAATAGATTACATTCCATATTCTTCTTTCCATTTTGTTGCTATGCTGAATTAGCAATCTTACCAAATACATATTATTATGACCATCGCAACTTTGTTATGAATTTATTACTGAGCAGTCAATGATGTTTATGGCAAGGTAGTTTGGTTGCAGTTTAGTTTAGAAGCCATCAATAGTAAGTGAAAAAAGCTATCCCACTTGGTTGCAACAACCTAAGTAAGCAATTCCAATAAATTAGGAATCCCAGTCTCTATGACAAAACACAGGTTGTCAATCTAATAAGTAATAACTATAGTTCAAGGTTATATGAGGTTGGATGGCAAAACAAACTCCATTCTACATTTAGGACACTACTACTCGGAGAGTTTCCGTGAGCTGATATGTGAATTAAAAGTAGAATGGAAGAAGCTCAAAGATAcaaaataatacaaataaagcTTCagttctaacaattggagattaaaACAGAAAAATCTGATTTGGATGTGATAAGATAAGAGCAATCCCAAAATACTTGTCAGTTTTaactaagagaaaaaaataagctTAACACAGAGCAATACAGTCTTGGATGAACTGGGTTACTGTGGACACAATTTCCGGAATAGAGAACTATACTCCCACAAAAAGCTGATGAGCTTGACAGGGATTGCTTTTATTAATGTATTCATATTGTGTATGtcaaaaaaatcttaagttaaATGCTAACATTACAGGATCACTGAAGGCAAAATTGACTGAAAAACTCGATACCTAAAAGATGATAGACCTGGTCCTAGGTGCGCTTGCAACCAATCAAGAGAAAGAAGTATCATGTTTCTAAAAGTCACAAACTGCACTTGCAACTATAGATTCTGTTACTAATCAAAAAATAAgaagtatttttatttctttagaaTTTGTCACTCTGCTGTCTTCTGATACTACTTATCGATATGTTTTAAATAAGTAGCAAGTGCTTTGATCAATGTCTAACATAATACAATTCAATTCAGTTGATTAATAACTCTGCAACCTTAGAGGCAATGGCAAATGCCTAAAATCCATCGTacaaatttataagaaaaaattcACAAACCAACATATACAATCTTCAAACATCATTTATTTCCTCATCTGTTGAAAATGCATCTTGAtagtcttctttttttctttataattttatttttcataatttctttttcttcttacttTGAATTGTGGATTCATCTCCATAACATTTGCAAAATTACTCCGAACATTAAATGTGCAATGTTTTTCATGTCAACAAGCATCCAGAGTATATTAGAGAACTATGCAATATACAAACATTTTCCTTTTTCGAAGAAAAAATAAGACTGTCATTTATAGGTATCCAATATTCTCTTTTAGTATTCAGTATAGGTAAGAGAACTGCAGGCATTCTACAGGCATTAAGTTAAAAAAACAAAGTACACGCAGGTCATCCAAATGACTAGGGCATGCCGTAGATGATTGGAGAAATgccaaaaaggagaaaaagataaaCATAATCATGA
The window above is part of the Musa acuminata AAA Group cultivar baxijiao chromosome BXJ2-6, Cavendish_Baxijiao_AAA, whole genome shotgun sequence genome. Proteins encoded here:
- the LOC135614098 gene encoding phosphoribosylglycinamide formyltransferase, chloroplastic-like, with the protein product MEALGSMIGTSLPSHTKLISMSPNCLTIRLASRDVLSHCKVPYRRQVLTKTFSGSEVVLQKARSKTWGFECRCSAQEMESYVATDNTSRSLTQRKRLAVFVSGGGSNFKAIHEAAKEGLVHGDIMVLVTDKPGCGGAEYARDNQIPVIVFPRSMSSPDAVSAAELVATLRNFEVDFLLLAGFLKLIPIELVQAFPRSILNIHPSLLPAFGGKGFYGLKVHKAVIGSGARYSGPTVHFVDERYDTGRIVAQRVVPVLADDTAEQLAARVLHQEHQLYVEVVSALCEDRIVWREDGVPLICSRENPNKLY